Proteins from one Natrinema salinisoli genomic window:
- a CDS encoding methyl-accepting chemotaxis protein, with amino-acid sequence MTEKTSGSVALLERSCDNMALEDILPDRFRETYSVKIGLIFVLVVAVTVIVSALFFGYASGAVGPAVEDHFSDRTDDRSDVAASWLETNVETANGLAADATVQSGTDDEISQRLATTQSARGDRVTEIHYLDGDGEVLASSADGAVGQNFFDEAGVDGATDGPSASHEAVTSDDSVLSFVTAVEGENERYVAVSAPTDAFAATLETDGRTVVTNAEGETVATVGEVSEDVTVGDDAVLAAVSPTEDDVVTGTPDGTDTEFAATAATIDVGDDALTVTTYDTAATVYGPQRAATSSLVAFLFVVVLHIGLVGVVLGGNTSLYLRRLGSKAERMGEGDLDVDLETNRVDEVGILYNSFASMRDSLRETLADLEDQRERAREAQQRTEERNQELEAEAKRYSDVMSACADGDLEQRLEPETDHEAMVSIAEAFNEMIDDLEDAVTQVKTIAADVARTSTEVQTSSSEIRRASEEVSTSVQEISDGSSKQAEDLSVATTEVKEMSATVEEVAAATSNIAEQTSQVDALAAEGQRAAEETTAEMHDATDQTEAVAETIRSLDEEAEQIQEIVELIDEIAGQTNMLALNAAIESARSESASSESGGFQAVADEVKELAEQTQEAVEDVEIMIESIQERANESATQIENAESTIGSATGRVDSLSDRLDRIAAEIEQVTAGVQEIDQATDEQASSAEELATIVQDVASVANETTSQAQQAAAAAEETTATITDVSAEATRLDERAAELADAVNEFTVSRADDPTATAAGNGGGSR; translated from the coding sequence GTGACAGAGAAGACGTCGGGTAGCGTCGCGCTGCTCGAGCGATCGTGTGACAATATGGCACTCGAGGATATACTTCCTGATCGGTTCAGAGAAACGTACAGTGTAAAGATCGGGCTGATTTTCGTATTGGTCGTCGCCGTGACAGTCATCGTCTCCGCGCTCTTTTTCGGATACGCATCGGGGGCAGTCGGTCCGGCGGTGGAAGACCACTTCAGCGACCGGACGGACGACCGTAGCGACGTCGCGGCGAGTTGGCTCGAGACCAACGTCGAAACGGCGAACGGTCTCGCCGCGGACGCGACCGTCCAGTCGGGAACGGACGACGAGATCAGCCAGCGACTCGCGACGACACAGTCCGCCCGCGGCGATCGAGTTACCGAAATTCACTACCTCGACGGGGACGGCGAGGTACTGGCAAGCAGTGCGGACGGCGCGGTCGGTCAGAACTTCTTCGACGAGGCCGGCGTCGACGGCGCTACTGACGGACCCAGCGCCAGTCACGAGGCAGTAACGAGCGACGACTCGGTACTGTCGTTCGTTACGGCCGTAGAGGGCGAAAACGAGCGATACGTCGCCGTCTCTGCCCCCACCGATGCGTTCGCAGCCACGCTCGAGACGGACGGGCGAACCGTCGTCACGAACGCTGAGGGCGAGACGGTCGCCACAGTGGGCGAGGTCAGCGAGGACGTAACGGTCGGCGACGACGCCGTTCTCGCCGCGGTTTCGCCGACTGAAGACGACGTCGTCACCGGCACCCCCGACGGCACCGACACCGAGTTCGCCGCCACGGCGGCGACGATCGACGTCGGCGACGACGCCCTGACGGTCACGACCTACGATACCGCAGCGACCGTCTACGGACCACAGCGGGCCGCGACCTCGTCACTGGTCGCGTTCCTGTTCGTCGTCGTCCTCCACATCGGACTCGTCGGTGTCGTCCTCGGCGGGAACACCTCACTGTACCTCCGTCGACTCGGAAGCAAAGCCGAGCGGATGGGTGAGGGCGATCTCGACGTCGATCTCGAGACCAATCGGGTCGACGAGGTCGGCATCCTCTACAACTCGTTCGCGTCGATGCGGGATTCCCTCCGGGAGACGCTGGCCGACCTCGAGGACCAACGCGAACGCGCCCGCGAGGCCCAGCAGCGGACCGAAGAGCGCAATCAGGAACTCGAGGCCGAAGCCAAACGGTACAGCGACGTGATGTCGGCGTGTGCCGACGGCGACCTCGAACAGCGCCTCGAGCCCGAGACGGACCACGAGGCGATGGTGTCGATCGCCGAGGCGTTCAACGAGATGATCGACGATCTGGAAGACGCGGTCACACAGGTCAAGACCATCGCGGCGGACGTTGCCCGGACGAGTACCGAAGTGCAGACCAGTTCCAGCGAGATTCGACGCGCGAGCGAAGAGGTCAGCACGTCGGTCCAGGAGATTTCGGACGGATCCTCCAAGCAGGCCGAGGACCTGTCGGTCGCGACGACGGAAGTCAAGGAGATGTCCGCGACCGTCGAAGAAGTGGCCGCCGCGACGAGTAACATCGCCGAGCAGACCAGTCAGGTCGACGCGCTGGCGGCGGAGGGCCAGCGGGCGGCCGAGGAGACGACGGCGGAGATGCACGACGCCACCGACCAGACGGAAGCCGTCGCGGAAACGATCCGATCGCTGGACGAGGAGGCCGAACAGATTCAGGAGATCGTCGAGCTGATCGACGAGATCGCCGGCCAGACCAACATGCTCGCGTTGAACGCGGCCATCGAATCCGCTCGATCCGAAAGCGCCTCGAGCGAGAGCGGCGGCTTCCAGGCCGTCGCAGACGAGGTCAAGGAGCTCGCGGAACAGACCCAGGAGGCAGTCGAAGACGTCGAAATCATGATCGAATCGATACAAGAGCGCGCGAACGAGAGTGCAACCCAGATCGAGAACGCCGAATCGACGATCGGCTCGGCGACCGGGCGGGTCGACTCCCTCTCGGACAGACTCGATCGGATCGCGGCGGAGATCGAACAGGTGACCGCGGGCGTCCAGGAGATCGATCAGGCGACCGACGAACAGGCCAGTTCCGCCGAGGAGCTGGCGACGATCGTTCAGGACGTCGCGAGCGTCGCCAACGAGACGACGTCGCAGGCCCAGCAGGCCGCGGCGGCCGCCGAGGAGACGACCGCGACGATTACGGACGTCTCCGCCGAGGCGACGCGACTCGACGAGCGGGCGGCGGAACTCGCGGACGCGGTCAACGAGTTCACCGTCTCGAGGGCGGACGACCCGACTGCCACCGCCGCGGGTAACGGAGGTGGGTCCCGATGA
- a CDS encoding bacteriorhodopsin yields the protein MIPELQMYRITFYVMAAATVGFLAWVARFPKGKRRYYLPLPIICGILALAYFGMSTGDYQLMTPTGQPVQTSRYLDYFISGPMMVTIAGIVAGASRRQLVGLNVVMVGWTSATLATYFLQPPFTLLAVIANFGLFGVLAYVLVWPITRSSGEQGGERVLLYGKLRNLLLILFSAYLVVGLLSRQGFGLLDAFSGIFVGSYLDALTRIGFCTLVLRATDATDQIIEGIESSGADDGSDGVTLEKSDESAVDPAD from the coding sequence ATGATACCCGAACTGCAGATGTATCGGATCACGTTTTACGTGATGGCGGCGGCGACGGTGGGCTTCCTTGCGTGGGTCGCCCGGTTTCCAAAGGGGAAGCGACGGTACTATCTGCCGCTACCGATCATCTGTGGAATCCTGGCGCTGGCCTACTTCGGCATGTCGACAGGGGACTACCAGTTGATGACCCCGACGGGGCAACCAGTTCAGACGAGTCGATACCTCGACTACTTCATTTCGGGACCGATGATGGTGACCATCGCGGGCATCGTCGCCGGTGCATCGCGCCGACAGCTGGTCGGACTCAACGTCGTCATGGTCGGCTGGACCAGTGCCACGCTCGCCACCTACTTCCTCCAGCCACCGTTTACACTCCTGGCCGTGATCGCCAATTTCGGTCTGTTCGGGGTCCTCGCCTACGTACTTGTCTGGCCGATCACGCGCAGCTCCGGCGAGCAGGGCGGGGAGCGCGTCCTGCTCTACGGCAAACTGCGGAACTTGCTGTTGATACTCTTCAGCGCCTACCTGGTCGTGGGCCTCCTGTCGCGACAGGGGTTCGGGCTGCTCGACGCCTTCAGCGGGATCTTCGTCGGGAGTTATCTCGACGCCCTCACGCGGATCGGGTTCTGTACGCTGGTTCTCCGGGCGACCGACGCCACCGACCAGATCATCGAGGGCATCGAATCGAGCGGTGCAGACGACGGGTCGGACGGCGTTACCCTCGAGAAGTCGGACGAGTCCGCGGTCGACCCGGCCGACTGA
- a CDS encoding YqjF family protein: MNTQYTDLLRWPFADEPSLTAPHVASMTWRDGLLAHWPVDPDGVRPHVPDQLTLETRDGQAWLSVLPFVLTNVGLRGTPSIARLAFPQLTVRTYVRYRGDPGLFFFSIDVDNALVTATVGRTTRLPVYPARMRVGATEDTHVAFESQRRKPVPAADTPARFGATYRPVGEVRTAEPGTLEYWLTARRRFYAPEAGGILTGEIRHEPWPLQPAEVTIYENTMFDANGLPTPTDDPIVHYADDLSMTGSIPRRLHRG, encoded by the coding sequence ATGAACACCCAATATACGGATCTGCTCCGATGGCCGTTCGCGGACGAACCGTCGCTGACCGCACCGCACGTCGCCTCGATGACCTGGCGTGACGGACTGTTGGCCCACTGGCCAGTCGACCCCGACGGCGTCCGCCCGCACGTTCCCGACCAGTTGACCCTCGAGACTCGAGACGGCCAGGCCTGGCTGAGCGTGCTCCCGTTCGTGCTGACGAACGTCGGACTCCGCGGGACGCCGTCGATCGCGCGATTGGCTTTCCCCCAACTCACCGTCCGGACCTACGTCCGGTATCGGGGCGATCCGGGCCTGTTTTTCTTCAGTATCGACGTCGATAATGCCCTCGTCACCGCGACCGTCGGCCGGACCACTCGATTGCCCGTCTACCCCGCGAGGATGCGGGTCGGGGCCACGGAAGACACCCACGTCGCCTTCGAGAGCCAGCGCCGAAAGCCCGTGCCAGCGGCCGATACCCCTGCTCGATTCGGCGCGACCTATCGGCCGGTCGGCGAGGTGCGGACTGCCGAGCCCGGTACCCTCGAGTATTGGCTGACGGCGCGTCGCCGCTTCTACGCGCCCGAAGCTGGCGGTATCCTGACCGGCGAGATCAGACACGAGCCGTGGCCGCTCCAGCCGGCCGAGGTGACGATCTACGAGAACACGATGTTCGACGCGAACGGGCTGCCGACGCCGACCGACGATCCGATCGTTCACTACGCAGACGACCTCTCCATGACGGGGTCGATTCCGCGGCGGTTGCACAGAGGCTGA
- a CDS encoding ornithine cyclodeaminase family protein, whose translation MNTLLLDSDDVDEHAALADVIDAVEQAFAAFERGTTQMPAKSYIDLPQYNGDFRSMPAYLDTGEWDAAGLKWVNVHPDNPADHDLPTVLGTMIYSDPETAFPLAIMDGTTLTMKRTGAAAAVATDYLAIDDATSLGIVGAGVQSYTQLEAISEVRPIEEVVVSDPDEERVQRFVDTYADRFDVRAGSLSEAGHCDVLSTVTPIEDPIVGLEDVGEHTHINAIGADAEGKHELRDELLAAATIVIDDHEQCTHSGEINVPYGEGVLTDADIHGEIGELVVGSKKSRTDETGITVFDSTGLAIQDVAAARVVYERASETGDGLGFDMVGVGK comes from the coding sequence ATGAACACGCTTCTATTGGACAGCGACGACGTCGACGAGCACGCCGCCCTCGCCGACGTCATCGATGCCGTCGAGCAGGCCTTCGCGGCCTTCGAGCGCGGAACCACGCAGATGCCCGCCAAATCGTACATCGACCTTCCCCAGTACAACGGTGACTTCCGGTCGATGCCCGCGTATCTCGACACGGGCGAGTGGGACGCGGCCGGCCTGAAGTGGGTCAACGTCCACCCGGACAACCCCGCGGACCACGACCTGCCGACGGTGCTGGGGACGATGATCTACTCCGACCCCGAGACCGCGTTCCCGCTGGCGATCATGGACGGGACGACGCTCACCATGAAGCGGACGGGGGCCGCCGCGGCCGTCGCGACGGACTACCTCGCCATCGACGACGCCACCTCGCTCGGCATCGTCGGCGCCGGCGTCCAGTCGTACACCCAGCTCGAGGCGATCAGCGAGGTTCGTCCGATCGAGGAGGTCGTCGTCTCGGATCCCGACGAGGAGCGCGTCCAGCGGTTCGTCGACACCTACGCGGATCGGTTCGACGTCCGCGCCGGGTCTCTTTCGGAGGCCGGTCACTGCGACGTCCTGTCGACGGTAACGCCGATCGAAGACCCGATCGTGGGGCTCGAGGACGTCGGCGAGCATACGCACATCAACGCGATCGGGGCCGACGCCGAGGGGAAACACGAACTGCGCGACGAATTGCTCGCGGCGGCGACGATCGTCATCGACGACCACGAGCAGTGTACCCACTCGGGAGAGATCAACGTCCCCTACGGCGAGGGCGTTCTGACCGACGCGGACATTCACGGGGAGATCGGCGAACTCGTCGTGGGTTCGAAGAAAAGCCGGACCGACGAGACCGGTATCACGGTCTTCGATTCGACCGGACTCGCGATCCAAGACGTCGCGGCCGCTCGAGTCGTCTACGAGCGGGCGTCGGAGACGGGCGACGGGCTCGGGTTCGATATGGTCGGCGTCGGGAAGTAG
- a CDS encoding class I SAM-dependent methyltransferase — protein sequence MTDDANTKRDVATAFGGAADGYLEGNVLKQGTDLEQLVDWCRDATCALDVATGAGHVAGALAETGVSRVVAADLSPEMVATATTAYGGLEGVVFDAERLPFATDRFDAVTCRFAAHHFPDPEAFLAEVERVLAPGGVLAFEDLCVPDDPELGVYVNRIERLRDSSHVESYSRRQWLDWLGETGLTVEDVRETSRQLEVDAWLDRMDVPDDDRQRIRALLADAPAELEAAFEFQYESGREGPRLASYRTGVVLVRATA from the coding sequence GTGACGGACGACGCCAATACAAAGCGAGACGTCGCGACCGCCTTCGGGGGTGCTGCGGACGGCTATCTCGAGGGGAACGTACTCAAGCAAGGCACGGACCTCGAGCAGCTCGTCGACTGGTGTCGGGACGCGACGTGTGCGCTCGACGTGGCGACCGGCGCGGGACACGTCGCCGGTGCGCTCGCCGAGACGGGCGTTTCGAGGGTCGTCGCGGCGGATCTCTCCCCGGAGATGGTCGCGACGGCGACGACGGCGTACGGCGGGCTCGAAGGGGTCGTGTTCGACGCCGAACGGCTCCCATTCGCGACGGACCGCTTCGACGCGGTCACCTGTCGGTTCGCGGCCCACCACTTTCCGGACCCCGAGGCGTTCCTCGCGGAGGTCGAGCGCGTGCTCGCACCGGGTGGCGTCCTCGCGTTCGAAGATCTCTGCGTGCCGGACGATCCCGAGTTGGGAGTGTACGTGAACCGGATCGAACGACTTCGGGATTCGAGTCACGTCGAGAGCTACTCCCGACGGCAGTGGCTCGACTGGCTCGGGGAGACGGGGCTGACCGTCGAGGACGTCCGCGAGACGAGCCGGCAACTCGAGGTCGACGCCTGGCTCGATCGGATGGACGTACCGGACGACGACCGCCAGCGGATCAGAGCGTTGCTGGCGGACGCACCGGCGGAACTCGAGGCGGCGTTCGAGTTCCAGTACGAATCCGGGAGAGAGGGGCCGCGACTGGCGTCCTACCGGACGGGCGTCGTACTGGTTCGGGCGACCGCCTGA
- the thsA gene encoding thermosome subunit alpha — protein sequence MGNQPLIVLSEDSQRTSGEDAQSMNVQAGKAVAESVRTTLGPKGMDKMLVDSSGNVIVTNDGVTLLSEMEIDHPAADMIVEVAETQEEEVGDGTTSAVVVAGELLSQAEDLLDQDIHATTLAQGYREAAEEATEALEEIAIDVDEDDTEILEQIAATAMTGKGAENAKDLLSELIVEAVRAVADDDGVDTDNIKVEKVVGGSVENSELVEGVIVDKERVSENMPYFAEDANVAIVNGDLEIKETEIDAEVNVTDPDQLEQFLEQEEAQLREMAEQVADVGADVVFVDGGIDDMAQHYLAQEDIIAVRRVKSSDQAQLARATGATPVSSVDDLTEDDLGAAGSVAQKEIAGDQRIFVEDVDDARAVTLILRGGTEHVIDEIDRAVEDSLGVVRTTIEDGKVLAGGGAPEVELSLALRDYADSVGGREQLAVEAFADALEVIPRTLAENAGLDPIDSLVELRSAHDGGNTAAGLDAYTGDTIDMAEEGVYEPLRVKTQAIESATEAAVMLLRIDDVIAAGDLAVSHDDDDEEMPPGGGGMGGGMGGMGGGMGGMM from the coding sequence ATGGGCAACCAGCCCCTTATCGTACTCTCGGAGGACAGCCAGCGCACCTCCGGGGAGGACGCGCAGTCGATGAACGTACAGGCCGGGAAGGCCGTCGCCGAGTCGGTTCGGACGACGCTCGGCCCGAAGGGGATGGACAAGATGCTCGTCGACTCGTCGGGCAACGTCATCGTCACGAACGACGGTGTCACCCTGCTCTCGGAGATGGAGATCGATCATCCCGCGGCCGACATGATCGTCGAAGTCGCCGAGACACAGGAAGAGGAAGTCGGTGACGGCACCACGAGCGCCGTCGTCGTCGCCGGCGAGCTCCTCAGCCAGGCCGAGGACCTCCTCGACCAGGACATCCACGCGACCACCCTCGCACAGGGGTACCGAGAGGCCGCCGAAGAAGCCACCGAGGCCCTCGAGGAGATCGCCATCGACGTCGACGAGGACGACACGGAGATCCTCGAGCAGATCGCCGCGACGGCGATGACCGGCAAGGGCGCGGAGAACGCCAAGGACCTGCTCTCCGAGCTCATCGTCGAGGCCGTTCGCGCGGTCGCCGACGACGACGGCGTCGACACGGACAACATCAAAGTCGAGAAGGTCGTCGGCGGCTCCGTCGAGAACTCCGAGCTCGTCGAAGGCGTCATCGTCGACAAGGAGCGCGTCTCCGAGAACATGCCGTACTTCGCCGAGGACGCCAACGTCGCGATCGTCAACGGCGACCTCGAGATCAAGGAAACCGAGATCGACGCCGAAGTCAACGTCACCGACCCCGACCAGCTCGAGCAGTTCCTCGAGCAGGAAGAGGCCCAGCTCCGCGAGATGGCCGAGCAAGTCGCGGACGTCGGCGCTGACGTCGTCTTCGTCGACGGCGGCATCGACGACATGGCCCAGCACTACCTCGCACAGGAGGACATCATCGCCGTCCGTCGCGTCAAGTCCAGCGACCAGGCCCAGCTCGCTCGCGCGACCGGTGCGACGCCCGTCTCGAGCGTCGACGACCTGACCGAGGACGACCTCGGTGCCGCAGGCAGCGTCGCGCAGAAGGAGATCGCCGGCGACCAGCGCATCTTCGTCGAGGACGTCGACGACGCGCGCGCCGTCACCCTGATCCTCCGCGGTGGCACCGAGCACGTCATCGACGAGATCGACCGCGCCGTCGAGGACTCGCTGGGCGTCGTCCGCACGACCATCGAGGACGGCAAGGTGCTCGCCGGCGGCGGCGCACCCGAAGTCGAACTCTCGCTCGCCCTGCGCGACTACGCCGACTCCGTCGGAGGCCGCGAACAGCTGGCCGTCGAGGCCTTCGCCGACGCGCTCGAGGTTATCCCGCGCACTCTGGCCGAAAACGCGGGACTCGATCCCATCGACTCGCTGGTCGAACTCCGCAGCGCCCACGACGGCGGCAACACGGCCGCCGGACTGGACGCCTACACCGGCGACACTATCGACATGGCCGAGGAGGGCGTCTACGAGCCGCTCCGCGTGAAGACCCAGGCCATCGAGTCCGCCACCGAGGCGGCCGTCATGCTGCTTCGCATCGACGACGTCATCGCCGCGGGCGACCTCGCCGTCTCCCACGACGACGACGACGAAGAGATGCCGCCGGGCGGCGGTGGCATGGGCGGCGGCATGGGCGGTATGGGCGGCGGCATGGGCGGCATGATGTGA
- a CDS encoding KH domain-containing protein: MQHVKIPQDRIGVLIGEGGETMREIEAEAEVRLDIDSENGSVAVETVGDPVLGLKGPEIVRAIGRGFAPEDALRLLEDDMMLFDVVDIDAAARNKTDMKRKKGRLIGEGGRTRELMEELTGADVVIYGSTLGIIGAPQEVDAVRSAAEMLLDGAPHGAVYSFLEEKHNEMKHKGMEYHRFSG; encoded by the coding sequence ATGCAGCACGTGAAGATTCCGCAGGACCGCATCGGCGTTCTCATCGGCGAAGGAGGCGAGACGATGCGCGAGATCGAGGCGGAAGCCGAGGTACGACTCGACATCGACTCGGAGAACGGCTCCGTTGCCGTCGAAACCGTCGGCGATCCCGTACTCGGGCTCAAAGGCCCCGAGATCGTTCGCGCCATCGGCCGCGGGTTCGCGCCCGAGGACGCCCTGCGGCTGCTCGAGGACGACATGATGTTGTTCGACGTCGTCGACATCGACGCCGCCGCGCGGAACAAAACCGACATGAAACGCAAGAAGGGGCGGCTCATCGGCGAAGGTGGCCGGACCCGCGAACTGATGGAGGAACTGACCGGTGCCGACGTCGTCATCTACGGCTCGACGCTCGGCATCATCGGTGCGCCACAGGAGGTCGACGCCGTCCGCAGCGCCGCCGAAATGCTCCTCGACGGCGCGCCCCACGGCGCGGTCTACTCCTTCCTCGAGGAGAAACACAACGAGATGAAGCACAAGGGGATGGAGTACCACCGGTTCTCCGGCTGA
- a CDS encoding metallophosphoesterase: MNIGIISDTHDNVAAIERATEIFAEEGVELVVHCGDFVAPLMIDYFDEFELHGVLGNNDGDVANLQAAFDSLGGEGELHGRFASLEFDGLSFAVLHGEHLEEVEAIAAGETYDFVCYGHHHERELSEEGRTTVLNPGAHVLAADEDRTIAVVDTRSESVRFRSVLE; encoded by the coding sequence ATGAACATCGGCATTATTTCCGACACGCACGACAACGTCGCGGCGATCGAGCGCGCGACCGAGATCTTCGCCGAGGAAGGCGTCGAGCTCGTCGTCCACTGCGGCGACTTCGTCGCCCCGCTGATGATCGACTACTTCGACGAGTTCGAACTCCACGGCGTCCTCGGGAACAACGACGGCGACGTCGCGAATCTCCAGGCCGCGTTCGACTCGCTCGGCGGTGAGGGCGAACTCCACGGCCGGTTCGCCAGCCTCGAGTTCGACGGCCTCTCGTTCGCGGTGCTCCACGGCGAGCATCTCGAGGAGGTCGAGGCGATCGCGGCCGGCGAGACCTACGATTTCGTCTGTTATGGCCACCACCACGAGCGCGAATTGTCGGAGGAGGGCCGAACGACGGTTCTCAACCCCGGTGCGCACGTGCTGGCGGCCGACGAGGACCGCACGATCGCCGTCGTCGACACGCGCTCGGAGTCGGTGCGGTTCCGATCGGTGCTCGAGTAG
- a CDS encoding tryptophan--tRNA ligase has protein sequence MTEPTDTADSTARTDSNPTADRFTVTPYAVEGEIDYEKLLERFGADQLTDEQLGRFPDHPLLRRRTFYAGRDVDSYLEAVEAGDIHAIVTGRGPSGPMHLGHVLPLYLAKRFQEVTGATVYIPLSDDEKFLAKSQSFDAIGEHTRDNVRDILAVGFDPDKTRIVVDTADADVIYPIAVRLATHLTPATVEAVYGEQDTVGLEFYPAVQATHLLLPQLVSGRQPTLVPIAVDQDPHVRVCRDIAAKEALPVAKPGALLGRFLPSLEGPGKMSSSDDAPSIELTADPDTVAEAIRTHAYTGGRATLEEHREHGGDPTVDVPFQYLRFFFESDDAELERIAAEYRSGDLLSGELKEIAIDRITEFLDAHQRRRAALGDVATEIRPYRLTDEERQQALERAGVPSSLER, from the coding sequence ATGACAGAACCGACCGACACCGCTGATAGCACCGCACGTACCGATTCAAATCCGACTGCCGACCGGTTCACCGTCACTCCGTACGCCGTCGAGGGCGAGATCGACTACGAGAAACTCCTCGAGCGATTCGGGGCCGATCAGCTCACCGACGAGCAGCTCGGTCGCTTCCCCGACCACCCGCTGCTCCGTCGCCGGACGTTCTACGCGGGACGAGACGTCGACAGTTACCTCGAAGCCGTCGAAGCGGGCGATATTCACGCGATCGTTACCGGACGGGGACCGTCGGGACCGATGCACCTCGGCCACGTCTTGCCGCTCTATCTCGCGAAACGCTTTCAGGAAGTGACCGGAGCGACGGTCTATATCCCGCTCTCGGACGACGAGAAGTTCCTCGCGAAATCGCAATCGTTCGACGCTATCGGCGAGCATACCCGCGACAATGTACGCGATATCCTCGCCGTCGGCTTCGACCCCGACAAAACCCGGATCGTCGTCGACACTGCCGATGCAGACGTGATCTACCCGATCGCCGTTCGACTCGCGACCCACCTCACGCCGGCGACGGTCGAGGCCGTCTACGGCGAGCAGGATACCGTCGGCCTCGAGTTCTACCCCGCCGTACAGGCGACCCACCTCCTGCTTCCGCAACTCGTCAGCGGCCGGCAGCCGACTCTCGTTCCCATCGCCGTCGATCAGGACCCCCACGTTCGGGTCTGTCGCGATATCGCCGCGAAAGAAGCGCTTCCAGTGGCGAAGCCTGGTGCCCTGCTCGGGCGCTTCCTCCCGAGTCTCGAGGGACCGGGGAAGATGAGCTCTTCCGACGATGCGCCGTCGATCGAGCTCACTGCCGATCCGGACACGGTCGCCGAGGCGATCCGGACGCACGCGTATACCGGCGGTCGGGCGACCCTCGAGGAACACCGCGAACACGGCGGCGATCCGACCGTCGACGTTCCATTCCAGTACCTGCGATTCTTCTTCGAATCCGACGACGCAGAACTCGAGCGAATCGCGGCCGAGTACCGATCTGGCGACCTGCTTAGCGGCGAGTTGAAGGAGATCGCGATCGATCGAATTACCGAATTCCTCGATGCACACCAGCGTCGACGTGCTGCTCTCGGTGACGTCGCGACGGAAATCCGGCCCTATCGGCTCACAGACGAGGAACGGCAGCAGGCACTCGAGCGAGCGGGCGTGCCGTCGTCTCTCGAACGGTAA
- the rio1 gene encoding serine/threonine-protein kinase Rio1 has product MEQGTEFGLVDLEEVETPGDEWEEIDVSDTEADRIARKRDREFEQFEERIKDADQFKVEQSVFDDATFAALYKLVQDGYVEAFGGPLSTGKEANVYHALGDDREVAVKIYRINASNFNQMRDYLEGDPRFEGLGGKKKDVVLAWTKKELANLRRAKAAGVRVPEPIATERNVLVMEYIGNEDGRAKRLGEVQIENPETAYEVMREYMRRLYSAGLIHGDLSEYNVVFDENEGQLVLIDLGQAVTVHHPNSRDFLERDCRNVAGFFSRQGLEVTADDLLEFVTSPEPDPSRD; this is encoded by the coding sequence ATGGAACAGGGAACGGAGTTCGGACTGGTCGACCTCGAGGAAGTGGAGACGCCGGGCGACGAGTGGGAGGAGATCGACGTCTCGGATACCGAAGCGGATCGGATCGCGCGCAAGCGCGACCGCGAGTTCGAACAGTTCGAAGAGCGCATCAAGGACGCCGACCAGTTCAAGGTCGAGCAGTCGGTGTTCGACGACGCAACCTTTGCGGCGCTGTACAAGCTCGTCCAGGACGGGTACGTCGAGGCCTTCGGCGGGCCGCTCTCGACGGGCAAGGAGGCCAACGTCTACCACGCGCTGGGCGACGACCGCGAGGTCGCTGTCAAGATCTACCGGATCAACGCCTCGAACTTCAATCAGATGCGCGACTACCTCGAGGGCGACCCCCGATTCGAGGGCCTGGGCGGCAAGAAGAAAGACGTCGTCCTCGCGTGGACGAAAAAGGAGCTGGCGAACCTCCGGCGGGCGAAAGCCGCCGGCGTGCGAGTTCCGGAACCGATCGCGACCGAGCGCAACGTGCTGGTCATGGAGTATATCGGGAACGAGGACGGCCGCGCGAAGCGCCTCGGCGAGGTCCAGATCGAGAACCCGGAGACGGCCTACGAGGTCATGCGCGAGTACATGCGCCGGCTCTACTCGGCGGGGCTCATTCACGGCGACCTGAGCGAGTACAACGTGGTCTTCGACGAGAACGAGGGCCAGCTCGTGCTCATCGACCTCGGCCAGGCCGTGACGGTCCACCACCCGAACAGCCGCGACTTCCTCGAGCGGGACTGTCGGAACGTCGCGGGGTTCTTTTCGCGGCAGGGGCTCGAAGTGACGGCGGACGACCTCCTCGAGTTCGTCACGAGTCCGGAGCCGGATCCGTCGCGGGACTGA